The Niveispirillum cyanobacteriorum genome segment CGGCGGGCACCGCTCCCGACGACGGGAAGCGGTCAGCGCGTCGTCGCGCGCCAGACGAAGCGGCCATCGCCGTCCTCGTCGGTGTAGAGTGGGCTCGCCTTGCCGATGACGGTGCGCGCCGGAAGCGGGCCGAAATAACGGCCGTCCAGGCTGTCGCGGACATCGGGGTTCATCAGGAAAACCTGCCCATCGCCGATGCGCCGGCAGCCTTGCCAGACCGGCAGCGGACGGCCGAGCCGGTCGCGGTCGAGCGCCCGTCCAAGCGGCACGGCGTCGACGGTCACGACGTCCCCGGTGCGGCAGACCTGCTGGCCGGGAAGGCCCATGACGCGCTTCATCAGCGGCACGTTGCGGCCGATATAGCCGCGCCCGACGATGAAGTCGGAGAGCGGCTTGTCCGGGAGGGCGGCGACCAGA includes the following:
- a CDS encoding S26 family signal peptidase → MTRFGYVMTTYAVTMGVAIAAFVPIAPRLVWNASASAPIGLYDLAPPHPLTVGDLVAALPDKPLSDFIVGRGYIGRNVPLMKRVMGLPGQQVCRTGDVVTVDAVPLGRALDRDRLGRPLPVWQGCRRIGDGQVFLMNPDVRDSLDGRYFGPLPARTVIGKASPLYTDEDGDGRFVWRATTR